From a region of the Rhipicephalus microplus isolate Deutch F79 chromosome X, USDA_Rmic, whole genome shotgun sequence genome:
- the LOC142776369 gene encoding activating signal cointegrator 1 complex subunit 1-like, translating to MLRQQERGHGPEHVKLHMTIMNTRLREKRFAIEDTTVPPTRKPRNSFDARTIMKRNRDFSFGRVHIPSINVVDPHSCEKDGFYNKIAKLPLPQLLQTQQQ from the exons ATGCTGCGTCAGCAGGAACGAGGTCACGGACCCGAGCACGTCAAGCTGCACATGACCATCATGAACACCCGACTTCGGGAGAAGCGCTTTGCCATTGAAGATACGACTGTGCCACCCACACGAAAACCCCGCAACTCCTTTGACGCCCGCACAATCATGAAG CGCAACCGGGACTTCAGCTTTGGGCGTGTTCACATCCCCAGCATCAACGTGGTCGACCCACACAGCTGCGAGAAAGACGGATTTTACAACAAGATCGCCAAACTTCCGCTGCCGCAACTACTGCAGACGCAGCAGCAGTGA